A window from Nothobranchius furzeri strain GRZ-AD chromosome 17, NfurGRZ-RIMD1, whole genome shotgun sequence encodes these proteins:
- the psmd9 gene encoding 26S proteasome non-ATPase regulatory subunit 9, translated as MKTTEENNSCGSSAITMDDVKNLIKKKDEIEEQIKAYYDVLEDQGVGVEGPLVDAEGYPRDDVNLYQIRNARHNISCLQNDHKAIMAEIEEALHKLHAREKAKRGQDEVEEEAMEQQVTLPPPFARVDSVTEGSPASGAGLRLGDEIIEFGSVNTENFQNLQNIAAVVQHSEGKPLRVSVIRSGQKAQMSLTPQRWSGRGLLGCNIVPVQR; from the exons ATGAAAACAACAGAAGAAAACAACAGTTGTGGAAGCTCTGCTATAACCATGGACGACGTTAAAAACCTCattaagaagaaagatgaaatagAAGAACAGATTAAAGCTTATTATGACGTTTTGGAAGAC CAAGGTGTTGGAGTTGAAGGTCCCCTGGTTGACGCTGAGGGCTACCCTCGAGATGATGTTAACTTGTACCAGATCAGAAACGCGAGACACAACATTTCAT GTCTGCAGAATGACCACAAAGCCATCATGGCAGAGATAGAGGAAGCCCTGCACAAGCTACATGCTCGAGAGAAAGCTAAGCGTGGTCAAGATGAGGTTGAGGAGGAAGCCATGGAGCAGCAGGTCACTCTCCCTCCTCCGTTTGCACGAGTGGATTCTGTGACCGAAGGCTCGCCTGCCTCTGGAGCT GGCCTCAGGCTGGGGGATGAAATCATCGAGTTTGGTTCTGTGAACACGGAgaattttcagaacctccaaaacATTGCTGCTGTGGTGCAGCACAGCGAAGGA AAACCTCTTCGGGTCTCTGTGATCAGGTCTGGCCAAAAAGCTCAGATGAGCCTGACTCCACAGCGGTGGTCAGGCAGGGGCCTGCTGGG GTGTAACATCGTTCCAGTCCAGAGATAA
- the LOC107393999 gene encoding Rieske domain-containing protein has product MLSEEEASQSSTSSLSLVSSPSSPALHFIGKKEDIVRAGRVTKLVNGCRDVLVLYHQGQLYAMDRRCYHSGGELQNGDIEEFNGRLCIVCPWHKYKITLAEGEGLYQAVENPTVKPIRTYWCSKGVKQRVHKVTEVGGNIFVTLNDSSKPIESDVYQVEKYRTVSLNVQTPNPRN; this is encoded by the exons ATGTTATCAGAAGAGGAGGCATCCCAGTCATCCACTTCCTCTTTGTCTCTTGTGTCTTCACCCTCCTCTCCTGCTTTGCACTTTATTGGAAAGAAGGAGGACATTGTCAGGGCTGGACGTGTGACCAAATTGGTGAATGGATGCAGAGATGTTCTGGTCTTGTATCACCAGGGGCAGCTTTATGCAATGGACAGGCGTTGCTACC ATTCAGGTGGTGAATTACAGAATGGAGACATAGAG GAGTTTAATGGACGCCTGTGCATTGTGTGTCCTTGGCACAAATACAAGATCACGCTAGCAGAAGGAGAAGGACTTTATCAAGCTGTAGAGAATCCTACAGTCAAACCGATAAGGACTTACTGGTGCTCCAAAGGTGTCAAGCAGAGGGTTCATAAAGTCACTGAAGTTGGTGGGAACATATTCGTAACACTGAATGACTCCAGCAAGCCCATCGAGTCAGATGTTTACCAAGTGGAGAAATACAGGACTGTCTCACTTAATGTCCAAACTCCAAACCCAAGGAATTAA
- the gtf2h3 gene encoding general transcription factor IIH subunit 3, producing MASEGEISLLVVVVDVNPIWWGQHAQSEPEFTLSKCLDAVMVMGNAHMAMTRTNQLAVIAAHCQDSHFLYPSKRLKGNDDTSSSRDGKYELLSVTNNLIAEEIRDIMSKTELTGNSTDTLLAGSLAKALCYINRISKEVGVAQEIKSRILVIKAADDCALQYMNFMNVIFAAQKQNILIDACVLDSDSGLLQQACDITGGLYLKIPQKVALAQYLLWVFLPDSEQRSLLVLPPPAHVDYRAACFCHRTLIEIGYVCSVCLSIFCNFSPICTTCETAFKIQLPQMVKPKKKKPKLPA from the exons Atggcatcag AGGGAGAAATCAGTCTCCTGGTGGTTGTGGTGGACGTGAATCCGATCTGGTGGGGCCAGCATGCTCAGAGCGAGCCGGAG ttCACTTTGTCCAAGTGTCTGGATGCAGTCATGGTGATGGGAAACGCACACATGGCTATGACCAGGACTAACCAGCTGGCTGTCATCGCTGCTCACTGCCAGGACAG TCACTTCCTGTATCCAAGTAAACGTTTGAAAGGGAACGATGATACGTCTTCCAGCAGGGATGGAAAATATGAGCTCCTATCTGTCACCAACAACCTCATCGCTGAAGAGATCAGGGATATCATGTCCAAGA CGGAATTGACGGGAAATTCGACTGAtactcttctggctggatccctTGCCAAAGCTCTGTGCT ATATCAACAGGATTTCAAAAGAGGTGGGAG ttGCACAGGAGATTAAATCAAGAATATTG GTGATAAAAGCAGCTGACGACTGCGCCCTGCAGTACATGAACTTCATGAATGTGATCTTTGCTGCACAAAAGCAG AATATCCTGATAGATGCGTGTGTGTTGGATTCAGACTCGGGGCTCCTTCAGCAG GCTTGTGATATAACTGGAGGTCTGTACCTGAAAATACCACAAAAAGTAGCGCTGGCTCAGTATCTTCTG TGGGTGTTCCTGCCCGACTCGGAGCAGCGCTCGCTGCTGGTGCTGCCGCCACCTGCTCACGTGGACTACAGAGCCGCCTGTTTCTGCCACCGTACCCTCATAGAAATAGGTTACGTGTGCTCGGTTTGCTTGTCAA TTTTCTGCAACTTCAGCCCTATTTGCACAACATGCGA GACCGCCTTTAAAATCCAACTACCACAGATGGTTAAACCCAAAAAGAAGAAACCAAAGCTGCCAGCGTGA